A genome region from Paracoccus stylophorae includes the following:
- a CDS encoding 3-hydroxyacyl-CoA dehydrogenase NAD-binding domain-containing protein, whose amino-acid sequence MTGPVLTYLGETKLELGPAEGMEGHPWRRAEADGIVWLVLDCQGSAVNTISEPVIRGLQDHVAALEASPPRGVVIRSAKQGGLAAGADIGSFAGMSDQGAADLLRQGHEVLDRLEALPCPTIAVVHGAALGAGFEIALACDWRIAIEGASFAFPEVNLGLHPGLGGTFRLPALIDPVEAMTLMLTGKTAHTKQAKTLGIADLVTQERHVRAAIEAVLDDRVDRDGRGLKARALQFDQARSLAARKMRSETGKKADPRHYPAPYALIDLWERHGEDRAAMQQAEIDSFAALLDSDTSKNLRRVFFLRQGLKDNARGDDDIAHVHVIGAGAMGTEIAAWAAIRGKRVTLGDLEPDALAAAVRAAASLCKDKHLDGIETRDALDRMMPDPKGYGLARADLVIEAVPEDADLKERIYADAAARMKQGAILATNTSSLRLSELRAAVPQPERFAGLHFFNPVSKMQLVEVVRHDATSDAVIGRLTAFCGAIDRLPAPVTDYPGFLVNRALTPYLMEAMVLMEEGIDKAVIDRAAMDFGMPMGPVALADQVGLDICLDVAESLKSALDKPMPPISDRLRARVEAGETGKKAGRGFYDWSDGTPRPKTDEDGPDDLTDRLILPMLDACVECLRKNVAKNEDEVDGAMVFATGFAPFRGGPMHYARTRGPAEIRQRLDQLAERHDPRFAPDPGWADL is encoded by the coding sequence ATGACGGGACCGGTGCTGACATATCTGGGCGAAACCAAGCTGGAACTGGGCCCGGCCGAGGGGATGGAGGGCCACCCCTGGCGGCGGGCCGAGGCGGACGGCATCGTCTGGCTGGTGCTGGACTGCCAAGGCAGCGCGGTCAACACGATCTCGGAACCGGTGATCCGGGGGTTGCAGGATCACGTCGCGGCGCTGGAAGCGTCCCCGCCGCGCGGCGTCGTCATCCGGTCGGCCAAGCAGGGCGGGCTCGCCGCCGGCGCCGATATCGGCAGTTTCGCCGGGATGAGCGATCAGGGCGCGGCCGATCTGCTGCGTCAGGGACACGAGGTTCTGGACCGGCTCGAGGCGCTGCCCTGTCCGACCATCGCGGTCGTGCATGGCGCGGCACTTGGGGCCGGGTTCGAGATTGCGCTGGCCTGCGACTGGCGCATCGCCATTGAGGGCGCAAGTTTCGCCTTCCCCGAGGTCAATCTGGGCCTGCATCCGGGTCTGGGCGGCACGTTCCGCCTGCCGGCGCTGATCGATCCGGTCGAGGCGATGACCCTGATGCTGACCGGCAAGACCGCGCACACGAAACAGGCCAAGACGTTGGGCATCGCCGATCTGGTGACCCAGGAACGCCATGTCCGCGCCGCGATCGAGGCGGTGCTGGACGATCGCGTGGACCGCGACGGGCGCGGGCTGAAGGCGCGGGCGTTGCAGTTCGATCAGGCGCGCAGCCTTGCCGCCCGCAAGATGCGCAGCGAGACGGGCAAGAAGGCCGATCCGCGCCACTATCCCGCGCCCTATGCGCTGATCGATCTGTGGGAACGCCACGGCGAAGACCGCGCCGCCATGCAGCAGGCCGAGATCGACAGCTTTGCCGCGCTGCTGGACAGCGACACGTCGAAGAACCTGCGGCGGGTCTTTTTCCTGCGGCAGGGGCTGAAGGACAATGCGCGCGGCGATGACGACATCGCCCATGTCCACGTGATCGGCGCAGGCGCGATGGGCACCGAGATCGCGGCCTGGGCAGCCATTCGCGGCAAGCGCGTGACCTTGGGCGATCTGGAACCCGACGCCCTGGCCGCTGCCGTCCGGGCCGCGGCCAGCCTGTGCAAGGACAAGCATCTGGACGGGATCGAAACGCGCGACGCGCTGGACCGGATGATGCCCGACCCCAAAGGCTATGGTCTTGCGCGCGCCGATCTGGTGATCGAGGCGGTGCCCGAGGACGCGGACCTGAAGGAACGGATCTACGCCGACGCCGCCGCGCGGATGAAGCAGGGCGCGATCCTGGCCACCAACACCTCCAGCCTGCGGCTGTCGGAACTGCGCGCGGCGGTGCCGCAGCCCGAACGCTTCGCCGGGCTGCATTTCTTCAACCCGGTCTCGAAGATGCAACTGGTCGAGGTGGTGCGCCACGACGCCACCTCGGACGCGGTGATCGGCCGGCTGACGGCGTTCTGCGGCGCCATCGACCGCCTGCCCGCACCCGTGACCGATTATCCCGGCTTTCTGGTCAACCGCGCGCTGACGCCCTATCTGATGGAGGCAATGGTGCTGATGGAGGAAGGCATCGACAAGGCGGTGATCGACCGCGCGGCGATGGATTTCGGCATGCCGATGGGTCCGGTCGCGCTGGCCGATCAGGTCGGGCTGGATATCTGTCTGGACGTCGCCGAAAGCCTGAAATCCGCGCTGGACAAGCCGATGCCGCCCATCAGCGACCGCCTGCGCGCGCGGGTCGAGGCGGGCGAGACGGGCAAGAAGGCCGGGCGGGGATTCTATGACTGGTCCGACGGCACGCCGCGTCCGAAGACGGATGAGGACGGCCCCGACGATCTGACCGACCGGCTGATCCTGCCAATGCTGGATGCCTGCGTCGAATGTCTGCGCAAGAATGTCGCGAAGAACGAGGACGAGGTGGACGGGGCAATGGTCTTCGCCACCGGCTTTGCGCCCTTCCGCGGCGGCCCGATGCATTACGCCCGCACCCGCGGCCCGGCCGAGATCCGCCAGCGGCTGGACCAGCTTGCCGAACGTCACGATCCGCGATTCGCACCCGATCCGGGGTGGGCGGATCTGTAG
- a CDS encoding acetyl-CoA C-acetyltransferase → MTRPVYLVDGARTPFLKARGQPGPFTPVDLAVQCGRPLLARQPFDPRLFDLVILGCVNVIADEMNPARVAALRLGLGEAMVAFTVQINCGSGMQSIDTAYRYVRDGQHEMILAGGTEALSHAPLVLRQGAVEWFGRMSQAKGAMERARALAGVRPEFFKPVVGLERGLTDPVTDLNMGQTAEILAFRFGIDRKTADAYAMESHHRLARAQQEGWLEDEVMPAFDTDGNAYLADDGVRPDSDMEGLAKPRPAFEPPYGKVTAGNASQITDGASWVIVASEQAVETHGLTPLARIADSEWSALDPSVMGLGPVLCATAIAQRHDLSVDDVGLWELNEAFAAQVLACLAAWDDPGFCRQVLGLEDAFGRIGRDRLNVDGGAISLGHPVGTSGNRIVLHLANAMKRLDRKNGIATECIGGGLGGAMLLEAV, encoded by the coding sequence ATGACCCGACCCGTCTATCTGGTGGATGGCGCCCGCACCCCGTTCCTGAAGGCGCGCGGCCAGCCGGGGCCGTTCACGCCGGTCGATCTGGCGGTGCAATGCGGCCGCCCGCTGCTGGCGCGCCAGCCCTTCGATCCGCGTCTGTTCGATCTGGTCATCCTTGGCTGCGTCAACGTCATCGCGGACGAGATGAACCCGGCCCGCGTCGCCGCCCTGCGTCTGGGGCTGGGCGAGGCGATGGTGGCGTTCACCGTGCAGATCAATTGCGGATCGGGGATGCAGTCCATCGATACCGCCTATCGCTATGTCCGCGACGGCCAGCACGAGATGATCCTGGCCGGCGGCACCGAGGCGCTGAGCCACGCGCCCCTGGTCCTGCGTCAGGGCGCGGTCGAATGGTTCGGGCGGATGTCGCAGGCCAAAGGCGCGATGGAGCGTGCGCGGGCGCTGGCCGGCGTGCGGCCCGAATTCTTCAAACCGGTGGTCGGTCTGGAACGCGGTCTGACCGACCCGGTCACCGATCTGAACATGGGCCAGACGGCCGAGATCCTGGCCTTCCGCTTTGGCATCGACCGCAAGACCGCCGATGCCTATGCGATGGAAAGCCATCATCGGCTGGCCCGCGCGCAACAGGAAGGCTGGCTGGAGGACGAGGTGATGCCGGCCTTCGACACCGACGGCAACGCCTATCTGGCCGATGACGGCGTGCGCCCCGACAGCGACATGGAAGGGCTGGCCAAGCCCCGACCCGCCTTCGAGCCGCCCTATGGCAAGGTGACGGCCGGCAATGCCAGCCAGATCACCGACGGGGCGTCATGGGTGATCGTCGCCTCGGAGCAGGCGGTCGAGACACATGGCCTGACCCCGCTGGCGCGCATCGCGGACAGCGAATGGTCGGCGCTGGACCCTTCGGTCATGGGGCTGGGGCCGGTGCTGTGCGCCACCGCCATCGCGCAGCGCCACGACCTGTCGGTGGACGATGTCGGGCTGTGGGAACTGAACGAGGCGTTTGCCGCGCAGGTACTGGCCTGTCTGGCGGCGTGGGACGATCCCGGCTTCTGCCGTCAGGTGCTGGGGCTTGAGGATGCGTTCGGACGCATCGGCCGCGACCGGCTGAACGTCGATGGCGGCGCGATCTCGCTTGGCCACCCGGTCGGAACCAGCGGCAACCGGATCGTGCTGCATCTGGCGAACGCGATGAAGCGGCTGGACCGCAAAAACGGCATCGCCACCGAATGTATCGGCGGCGGGCTGGGCGGCGCGATGCTGTTGGAGGCCGTGTGA
- a CDS encoding acyl-CoA dehydrogenase, with translation MSEFRKKWLTRPIHRWARKAMPSLSETEAEALSVGDVWWEAQLFAGNPDWDRLHAVAAPTLTDEEQAFIDGPCQELCGMLDDWRINQQDGDLPPECWAFLRRHKFFGMIIDRKYGGLGFSAYAHSEIVRFIATRSVAAAVTVMVPNSLGPGELLHQFGTDAQRDHWLPRLADGRELPAFGLTSAEAGSDASAMVDEGIVERGEWQGEEVLGIRLNWAKRYITLSPVCTVLGLAFKLRDPDGLLGDTPDIGITCALVPTDLPGVETGRRHIPSTTMFMNGPTTGTDVFIPLDNIIGGLDYAGRGWMMLMSALAAGRGISLPSMGCAAIALCAHTTGAYARIRQQFDLPIGKFGGVQVCMGRLAADAYVMDAARRLTCAGLDEGHALSVISAIMKAHATTRMREALNDAMDVHSGKAVIDGPSNYLLPLYRAVPIGITVEGANIVTRSLIIFGQGSVSAHPHLLDEMKALEIRDDRESLDAFDGPFWAHVGHSLRNLGRSWLRSWSGNWLAPAPSDAGKVAPIYRQLARWSSCYALVVDLALLTMGGALKRKEMISTRMGDILSEMYLLSAALKRWRDDGSPEADLPLLDHAAAGSFARIRTAMDEVLANFPARWAAVVARMLTLPGGAARGPDDDTVRKCADLIFEPSATRNRITGRVHSGCARDGIAVLNQAYDRVTTLAPLSKRLREAGHDPDSGLAAGIISLDDRDRLARMQDLVDRVIAVDDFTPEELARYFAGFDSDRQDNGRQDKDRHDRDRQKEVAAQ, from the coding sequence ATGTCCGAGTTCCGCAAGAAATGGCTGACCCGCCCGATTCACAGATGGGCGCGCAAGGCGATGCCGTCGCTGTCCGAAACCGAGGCCGAGGCGCTGAGCGTCGGCGATGTCTGGTGGGAGGCGCAGCTTTTCGCCGGCAACCCCGACTGGGACCGGCTGCACGCGGTGGCCGCGCCCACCCTGACCGACGAGGAACAGGCGTTCATCGACGGCCCGTGCCAGGAGTTGTGCGGGATGCTGGACGACTGGCGCATCAACCAGCAGGACGGCGATCTGCCGCCCGAATGCTGGGCCTTCCTGCGCCGGCACAAGTTCTTCGGCATGATCATCGACCGGAAATACGGGGGTCTGGGCTTTTCCGCCTATGCCCATTCGGAAATCGTGCGCTTCATCGCCACACGTTCGGTCGCGGCGGCGGTGACGGTGATGGTGCCGAACTCGCTTGGGCCGGGCGAATTGCTGCATCAGTTCGGCACCGACGCGCAGCGCGATCACTGGCTGCCGCGTCTGGCCGACGGGCGCGAACTGCCCGCCTTTGGCCTGACCAGTGCCGAGGCGGGCTCGGACGCCTCGGCGATGGTCGATGAAGGCATCGTCGAGCGCGGCGAATGGCAGGGCGAGGAGGTGCTGGGCATCCGGCTGAACTGGGCCAAGCGATATATCACACTGTCGCCGGTCTGCACGGTTCTGGGCCTTGCCTTCAAGCTGCGCGATCCCGATGGATTGCTGGGCGACACCCCCGATATCGGCATCACCTGCGCGCTGGTGCCGACCGATCTGCCGGGGGTCGAGACGGGGCGGCGGCACATCCCCTCGACCACGATGTTCATGAACGGCCCCACCACCGGCACGGATGTGTTCATCCCGCTGGACAACATCATCGGCGGTCTGGACTATGCCGGGCGCGGCTGGATGATGCTGATGAGCGCGCTGGCGGCGGGGCGCGGCATCTCTCTGCCGTCGATGGGCTGCGCGGCGATTGCGCTGTGCGCGCACACGACCGGGGCCTATGCCCGCATCCGCCAGCAATTCGATCTGCCCATCGGCAAGTTCGGCGGCGTGCAGGTCTGCATGGGCAGACTGGCCGCCGACGCCTATGTGATGGACGCCGCGCGACGCCTGACCTGCGCCGGTCTGGACGAGGGGCACGCCCTGTCGGTCATCTCGGCGATCATGAAGGCGCATGCGACCACCCGGATGCGCGAGGCGCTGAACGATGCGATGGACGTCCATTCCGGCAAGGCAGTGATCGACGGGCCGTCGAATTACCTGCTGCCGCTGTATCGCGCCGTGCCCATCGGCATCACCGTCGAGGGTGCCAATATCGTCACCCGCTCGCTGATCATCTTCGGTCAGGGCTCGGTCAGCGCGCATCCGCATCTGCTGGACGAGATGAAGGCGCTGGAAATCCGCGACGACCGCGAAAGCCTGGATGCCTTCGACGGCCCGTTCTGGGCGCATGTCGGCCACAGCCTGCGCAATCTGGGCCGCAGCTGGCTGCGGTCGTGGTCGGGCAATTGGCTGGCCCCCGCGCCGTCGGATGCCGGCAAGGTCGCCCCGATCTATCGCCAGTTGGCGCGCTGGTCGTCCTGCTATGCGCTGGTCGTCGATCTGGCGCTGCTGACGATGGGCGGCGCGCTGAAACGCAAGGAGATGATTTCGACCCGCATGGGCGATATCCTGTCCGAGATGTATCTGCTGTCCGCCGCGCTGAAACGCTGGCGCGACGATGGCAGCCCCGAGGCCGATCTGCCGCTGCTGGATCATGCCGCCGCCGGGTCGTTCGCCCGTATCCGCACCGCGATGGACGAGGTTCTGGCGAATTTCCCCGCACGGTGGGCCGCTGTCGTGGCGCGGATGCTGACCCTGCCCGGCGGTGCGGCGCGCGGGCCGGATGACGACACGGTGCGCAAATGCGCCGATCTGATCTTCGAACCCTCGGCCACCCGCAACCGCATCACCGGGCGCGTCCATTCGGGCTGCGCGCGCGACGGCATCGCCGTGCTGAACCAGGCCTACGATCGGGTGACGACGCTGGCCCCGCTGAGCAAACGGCTGCGCGAGGCGGGCCACGATCCCGACAGCGGGCTTGCCGCCGGCATCATCTCGCTGGACGACCGCGACCGTCTGGCGCGGATGCAGGATCTGGTCGACCGGGTCATCGCGGTGGACGATTTCACGCCCGAGGAACTGGCACGCTATTTCGCCGGTTTCGACAGCGACCGGCAAGACAACGGCCGGCAAGACAAGGACCGTCACGACAGGGACCGGCAAAAGGAGGTCGCAGCCCAATGA
- a CDS encoding SAM-dependent methyltransferase, with amino-acid sequence MLERRFAREFLKTAEGIRFGTLEVETPEGTVHHFGGHAPGPQSHLVIRDWRMVAALAAKGDIGLTEAYRDGWCDTPDLESLLRMALMNEDVLDSYIYGGWLNALAARTVYFLNRNTRAGSRRNIQAHYDLGNDFYRLWLDPSMTYSSALYGVGDDLAGAQQRKYDRIIDNLASRSGRLLEIGCGWGGFAERALSRGDFAPRGLTLSTEQAEYARARLGRDAQIALQDYRDQTGQFDHIVSIEMFEAVGEKYWAVYFDKLAQLLARRGRAMVQVITVADRYFARYRKGGDMIRSFIFPGGMLPSPARFEAGAQRAGLVVQDAFGFGPDYARTLRDWLERFEANLPQIRALGFDEAFIRVWRFYLAACAASFRVNRTDVVQYRLAHA; translated from the coding sequence ATGCTGGAGCGCAGATTCGCCCGCGAATTTCTGAAGACGGCCGAGGGGATCCGGTTCGGCACGCTGGAGGTCGAGACGCCGGAAGGCACGGTCCACCACTTTGGTGGCCACGCGCCGGGACCGCAATCGCATCTGGTCATCCGCGACTGGCGCATGGTCGCCGCGCTGGCCGCGAAGGGCGATATCGGCCTGACCGAGGCTTATCGCGACGGCTGGTGCGACACGCCCGACCTCGAATCGCTGCTGCGCATGGCGCTGATGAACGAGGATGTGCTGGACAGCTATATCTATGGCGGCTGGCTGAACGCGCTGGCGGCGCGCACGGTCTATTTCCTCAACCGCAACACCCGCGCGGGATCGCGGCGCAACATTCAGGCGCATTACGATCTGGGCAACGATTTCTATCGGCTGTGGCTGGACCCCAGCATGACCTATTCCTCGGCGCTGTACGGGGTGGGCGACGATCTGGCCGGCGCGCAGCAGCGCAAATACGACCGGATCATCGACAACCTGGCCAGCCGGTCGGGCCGCCTGCTCGAGATCGGCTGCGGATGGGGCGGCTTTGCCGAACGGGCGCTGTCGCGGGGCGATTTCGCGCCAAGGGGGCTGACGCTGTCCACCGAACAGGCCGAGTATGCGCGCGCCCGTCTGGGGCGCGATGCGCAGATCGCGTTGCAGGATTATCGCGACCAGACCGGCCAGTTCGATCACATCGTTTCAATTGAGATGTTCGAGGCGGTGGGCGAGAAATACTGGGCGGTCTATTTCGACAAGCTGGCGCAGCTGCTGGCCCGGCGCGGCCGCGCGATGGTGCAGGTGATCACCGTCGCCGACCGCTATTTCGCGCGCTATCGCAAGGGCGGCGACATGATCCGCAGCTTCATCTTTCCCGGCGGCATGCTGCCCTCGCCCGCACGGTTCGAGGCGGGGGCGCAGCGCGCGGGGCTGGTGGTGCAGGATGCGTTCGGCTTCGGCCCCGACTATGCCCGCACCTTGCGCGACTGGCTTGAGCGGTTCGAGGCGAACCTGCCCCAGATCCGCGCCTTGGGCTTCGATGAGGCGTTCATCCGCGTCTGGCGCTTTTATCTGGCGGCATGTGCCGCCTCGTTCCGGGTGAACCGCACCGACGTCGTCCAGTATCGGCTGGCCCACGCCTGA
- a CDS encoding DUF1365 domain-containing protein, with the protein MTSLWDGALIEARIWHGRRGDVARDFRYFATYVAVPIAAIDRREAPLAVDRAGLWSIRSRDYGDRDGRPLRDFIAGLLAPAGLEDADDVTLVTLPRSSGHGFNPVSFWLCRDPAADLRAVLAEVSNTFGERHFYLCHRPDRGTITASDRLHGDKLFHVSPFLPRSGGYRFRFDTGPGRFGAWIDWLAADGSRMLGTSMVGPARDLTRASVRRAALRHPFQSQKVIALIHLQAARIRARGIAYLRKPPQLSRRVSRVQGTDGKGE; encoded by the coding sequence ATGACCAGCCTGTGGGACGGTGCGCTGATCGAGGCGCGCATCTGGCACGGACGACGCGGCGATGTGGCGCGCGATTTCCGCTACTTTGCCACCTATGTGGCGGTGCCCATCGCGGCGATCGACCGGCGCGAGGCGCCCTTGGCCGTGGATCGCGCCGGGCTGTGGTCGATCCGGTCGCGCGATTACGGCGACCGCGACGGCCGGCCGCTGCGCGATTTCATCGCGGGGCTGCTGGCGCCCGCCGGGCTTGAAGACGCCGACGATGTGACGCTGGTCACGCTGCCGCGCAGTTCCGGCCATGGCTTCAACCCGGTCAGCTTCTGGCTGTGCCGCGACCCGGCGGCCGATCTGCGCGCGGTGCTGGCCGAGGTGTCGAACACCTTTGGCGAGCGTCATTTTTATCTGTGCCATCGCCCGGATCGCGGCACGATCACCGCCAGCGACCGGCTGCACGGCGACAAGCTGTTCCATGTCTCGCCCTTCCTGCCGCGCTCGGGGGGGTATCGGTTCCGCTTCGACACCGGGCCGGGCCGCTTCGGCGCCTGGATCGACTGGCTGGCGGCGGACGGGTCGCGGATGCTGGGCACCTCGATGGTGGGTCCGGCGCGCGATCTGACGCGCGCATCGGTGCGCCGTGCAGCCTTGCGTCATCCGTTCCAGTCGCAGAAAGTGATTGCATTGATACACTTGCAGGCCGCGCGCATCAGGGCGCGCGGGATCGCCTATCTGCGCAAGCCGCCGCAATTGTCGCGCCGCGTCTCGCGCGTGCAGGGGACGGACGGGAAAGGGGAATGA
- a CDS encoding NAD(P)/FAD-dependent oxidoreductase, with translation MTIRMPARPFRPTTSPRRIAVIGSGISGLGAAWLLDPHHHVTLFEARPRPGGHARTAQAFGTAVDTGFIVCNRRTYPLFMPLLDHLGVATEPSDMTFSASFGGGRYEYGTGNTAALFAQRRRAVDPRHLLMLRDILRFFRRATDYHASGHSLGAMLQELRLGADFRDLFLLPISGAIWSTPTGDMLDFPAASFVRFFDNHGLLSVAGQPEWRTVSGGAQTYVRAILSRLRGAVRLATPVFRVIRDDQGVTVVSPRGPERFDRVVFATHAPRTLSMLDRPDAEERAILSRFHTQPNHMVLHSDTRLMPRRPAAWAAWNYITRARRPDPGAPISLSYWMNRLQNLRTPRPLIVTLNPEFEPRDIHDHAMMDHPLFDEAAMRAQSRLPSIQGRGGVYHAGAWTRHGFHEDGLLSALRVAQAMGIEWPLGQDPWAGEVAAA, from the coding sequence GTGACCATCCGCATGCCCGCCCGACCGTTCCGACCCACCACGTCCCCGCGCCGCATCGCGGTGATCGGCAGCGGGATTTCGGGGCTGGGGGCGGCGTGGCTGCTGGACCCGCACCACCATGTCACCCTGTTCGAAGCCAGGCCGCGCCCCGGCGGCCATGCCCGCACCGCGCAGGCTTTCGGCACGGCGGTCGATACCGGCTTCATCGTGTGCAACCGGCGCACCTATCCGCTGTTCATGCCGCTGCTGGATCATCTGGGCGTGGCGACCGAGCCGTCGGACATGACGTTCTCGGCCAGTTTCGGGGGCGGCCGCTATGAATACGGGACCGGCAACACCGCCGCGCTGTTCGCGCAACGGCGACGGGCGGTGGACCCGCGCCATCTGCTGATGCTGCGCGACATCCTGCGGTTTTTCCGCCGCGCGACCGATTATCACGCCAGCGGCCACAGCCTTGGCGCGATGCTGCAGGAATTGCGTCTGGGCGCGGATTTCCGCGATCTGTTCCTGCTGCCGATCTCGGGGGCGATCTGGTCCACGCCCACCGGCGACATGCTGGATTTTCCGGCGGCCAGCTTTGTGCGGTTCTTCGACAATCACGGGCTGCTGTCGGTCGCGGGCCAGCCGGAATGGCGCACGGTCAGCGGCGGCGCGCAGACCTATGTGCGGGCGATCCTGTCGCGGCTGCGCGGGGCCGTCAGGCTGGCAACGCCGGTCTTTCGGGTGATCCGCGACGATCAGGGCGTGACCGTCGTCAGCCCGCGTGGTCCTGAACGGTTCGACCGCGTGGTCTTTGCCACCCATGCGCCGCGCACGCTGTCGATGCTGGACCGCCCGGATGCCGAGGAACGCGCGATCCTGTCGCGTTTTCACACCCAGCCCAATCACATGGTCCTGCATTCCGACACCCGGCTGATGCCGCGCCGTCCGGCGGCGTGGGCGGCGTGGAACTATATCACCCGTGCGCGCCGGCCCGATCCGGGCGCGCCGATCAGCCTGTCCTACTGGATGAACCGGTTGCAGAACCTGCGCACGCCGCGCCCGCTGATCGTGACGCTAAACCCCGAATTCGAGCCGCGCGACATCCACGACCACGCCATGATGGACCATCCGCTGTTCGACGAGGCCGCCATGCGCGCGCAGTCGCGCCTGCCCTCGATCCAGGGGCGGGGCGGGGTGTATCATGCCGGCGCATGGACCCGTCACGGCTTTCACGAGGACGGGTTACTGTCGGCGCTGCGGGTGGCGCAGGCGATGGGGATCGAATGGCCCCTGGGGCAGGACCCCTGGGCCGGAGAGGTGGCAGCCGCATGA
- the mobA gene encoding molybdenum cofactor guanylyltransferase MobA has product MDSTIPAVILAGGRATRMGGGDKALLRIGDETLLDRVLDRLRPQCGKVALNANGDPARFAGYGLPILADSVPNRPGPLAGILAGMDWAAGQGASAVISVAADTPFFPADLVARLAAQAGRSGLALAASRDAQGRVSDHPTFGLWPTALRQGLRAALRAGQRRVGGFAQAHDPGRAIWSGDPFDPFFNINTPDDLERARAIAAG; this is encoded by the coding sequence ATGGACTCCACGATCCCTGCCGTCATCCTTGCCGGAGGCCGCGCCACGCGCATGGGCGGCGGCGACAAGGCGTTGCTGCGGATCGGCGATGAAACGCTGCTGGACCGCGTCCTCGACCGGCTTCGGCCGCAATGCGGCAAGGTGGCGCTGAACGCGAACGGCGATCCGGCGCGCTTTGCCGGATACGGCCTGCCGATCCTGGCCGACAGCGTGCCAAACCGGCCCGGGCCGCTGGCCGGCATCCTTGCGGGAATGGACTGGGCCGCGGGGCAGGGGGCGTCCGCCGTGATCAGCGTGGCCGCCGACACGCCGTTCTTTCCCGCCGATCTGGTCGCGCGGCTGGCCGCGCAGGCGGGCCGGTCGGGGCTGGCGCTGGCGGCCAGCCGCGACGCGCAGGGGCGGGTGTCGGATCATCCGACCTTCGGCCTGTGGCCCACCGCGCTGCGCCAGGGGTTGCGCGCCGCGCTGCGCGCAGGGCAGCGCCGCGTCGGCGGGTTCGCGCAGGCCCACGATCCCGGACGCGCCATCTGGTCAGGCGATCCGTTCGACCCGTTCTTCAACATCAACACGCCCGACGATCTGGAACGCGCCCGCGCCATCGCGGCGGGATAG
- a CDS encoding MotA/TolQ/ExbB proton channel family protein, with protein MTQIAPAFAQLPLLAMIRDGGWTMWLIAALSVAMLAVVLWKIWSLWRLGMWGGSHSRRALDLWSQGRRSEALAEVRGRPSARARVVQAAIGTTLDPSIDDKTAREETGRVARQTLYRAREGLRALELIATIAPLLGLLGTVLGMIAAFQVLQESGNRADPSALAGGIWTALLTTAAGMAVAIPAGIALSWFESLADRLQADLEDLATRVFVKSPAAPRRPRLFEAAE; from the coding sequence ATGACCCAGATCGCCCCCGCCTTCGCGCAACTGCCGCTGCTGGCGATGATCCGCGACGGCGGCTGGACGATGTGGCTGATCGCCGCCCTGTCCGTCGCGATGCTGGCCGTGGTGCTGTGGAAGATCTGGTCGTTGTGGCGTCTGGGGATGTGGGGCGGCAGCCATTCGCGCCGCGCGCTGGATCTGTGGTCGCAGGGACGCCGCTCCGAGGCGCTGGCCGAGGTTCGCGGCCGCCCCTCGGCCCGTGCGCGCGTCGTGCAGGCCGCCATCGGCACCACGCTGGACCCTTCCATCGACGACAAGACCGCGCGCGAGGAAACCGGGCGCGTCGCCCGCCAGACGCTGTATCGCGCGCGAGAGGGGCTGCGGGCGCTGGAACTGATCGCCACCATCGCGCCGCTTCTGGGGCTTCTGGGCACGGTTCTGGGGATGATCGCGGCGTTCCAGGTGTTGCAGGAATCGGGTAACCGTGCCGATCCCTCGGCGCTGGCCGGCGGGATATGGACCGCGCTGCTGACCACCGCCGCCGGCATGGCGGTGGCGATTCCGGCGGGCATCGCGCTCAGCTGGTTCGAATCGCTGGCCGACCGGCTTCAGGCCGATCTTGAGGATCTGGCGACGCGCGTGTTCGTGAAATCGCCCGCCGCACCGCGCCGCCCGCGCCTGTTCGAGGCGGCGGAATGA
- a CDS encoding ExbD/TolR family protein, whose amino-acid sequence MTGDTLDFGPRRHPRRMSLTPMIDVVFLLLIFFMLSSRFGMDAVLPVTGGAEGTGSEWQGAPRLVDIAPAGVSLNGVAIDPEALVADLSALMPADDAAVILRPHQGADLQRLVDVMDRLRAGGIANMILVE is encoded by the coding sequence ATGACCGGCGACACCCTTGATTTCGGGCCGCGCCGGCATCCGCGCCGGATGTCGCTGACGCCGATGATCGACGTCGTCTTCCTGCTGCTGATCTTCTTCATGCTGTCCTCGCGCTTTGGGATGGATGCGGTTCTGCCGGTGACAGGCGGGGCCGAGGGCACGGGCAGCGAATGGCAGGGTGCGCCACGGCTGGTCGATATCGCGCCGGCGGGGGTCAGTCTGAACGGAGTCGCCATCGACCCCGAGGCGCTGGTCGCGGATCTGTCGGCGCTGATGCCGGCGGACGACGCCGCCGTCATCCTGCGCCCGCATCAGGGCGCCGATCTGCAACGTCTGGTGGACGTGATGGACAGGCTGCGCGCCGGCGGCATCGCCAACATGATCCTGGTCGAGTAG